The Mercurialis annua linkage group LG2, ddMerAnnu1.2, whole genome shotgun sequence genome contains a region encoding:
- the LOC126667810 gene encoding uncharacterized protein LOC126667810 isoform X2, whose amino-acid sequence MVLRVTLHKISSEDDDGKNGEPKIFRTPFNGSQLHLKKSTKITDFQRRAGQLPVQKEGDDVHYGGVMHRDGSILMLVSTDQLKLLILMHMLPSCFKFSAILVLQTRVHTSWNSNRFKSNFLDKGMHLLKGLVIALIGFVLYILTDLI is encoded by the exons ATGGTTCTCAGG GTGACACTACACAAAATCAGCAGTGAAGATGATGACGGGAAGAATGGAGAACCTAAAATCTTTAGAACTCCTTTTAATGGAAGCCA ACTCCATCTGAAGAAAAGCACAAAGATTACTGATTTCCAGCGCCGAGCTGGTCAATTGCCAGTTCAAAAGGAG GGTGATGATGTGCATTACGGAGGTGTCATGCACCGTGATGGCTCCATTCTCATGTTAGTTTCAACAGATCAATTAAAG cttTTGATTTTGATGCATATGCTGCCTAGCTGCTTCAAATTCTCCGCAATTTTGGTTCTTCAG ACTCGAGTGCACACTAGTTGGAATAGTAACCGATTCAAATCAAATTTCTTAGATAAGGGTATGCATTTGCTTAAAG GTCTAGTAATTGCGTTAATTGGCTTTGTCCTCTACATTCTTACG GATTTGATATGA
- the LOC126667810 gene encoding uncharacterized protein LOC126667810 isoform X1 translates to MMNTYWFMQVTLHKISSEDDDGKNGEPKIFRTPFNGSQLHLKKSTKITDFQRRAGQLPVQKEGDDVHYGGVMHRDGSILMLVSTDQLKLLILMHMLPSCFKFSAILVLQTRVHTSWNSNRFKSNFLDKGMHLLKGLVIALIGFVLYILTDLI, encoded by the exons ATGATGAATACATATTGGTTTATGCAGGTGACACTACACAAAATCAGCAGTGAAGATGATGACGGGAAGAATGGAGAACCTAAAATCTTTAGAACTCCTTTTAATGGAAGCCA ACTCCATCTGAAGAAAAGCACAAAGATTACTGATTTCCAGCGCCGAGCTGGTCAATTGCCAGTTCAAAAGGAG GGTGATGATGTGCATTACGGAGGTGTCATGCACCGTGATGGCTCCATTCTCATGTTAGTTTCAACAGATCAATTAAAG cttTTGATTTTGATGCATATGCTGCCTAGCTGCTTCAAATTCTCCGCAATTTTGGTTCTTCAG ACTCGAGTGCACACTAGTTGGAATAGTAACCGATTCAAATCAAATTTCTTAGATAAGGGTATGCATTTGCTTAAAG GTCTAGTAATTGCGTTAATTGGCTTTGTCCTCTACATTCTTACG GATTTGATATGA